In Patulibacter sp. SYSU D01012, a single window of DNA contains:
- a CDS encoding TetR/AcrR family transcriptional regulator, protein MARPRLHDLDALLDAAEELLAAGDGRAVTIRAVAERAGASSGSLYHAFGSRNELLGRLWLRAARRFLALQREAVERCLAAGDAWEHAEDATVAAALTLRDLQASAPASAQVLIRHRREQLLEDGLPDALDDELRALDGELLGVLRRLAASLFGTADRRTVETVAVCVVDLPPPLLDGRRPRLIDPADALAAAVRGVLRAARPAPSGA, encoded by the coding sequence ATGGCGCGCCCCCGGCTGCACGACCTCGACGCGCTCCTCGACGCGGCGGAGGAGCTGCTCGCGGCCGGCGACGGCCGGGCCGTCACCATCCGGGCCGTCGCGGAGCGGGCCGGCGCCTCGAGCGGGTCGCTGTACCACGCGTTCGGCTCGCGGAACGAGCTGCTCGGCCGCCTGTGGCTGCGCGCCGCCCGGCGGTTCCTCGCGCTGCAGCGCGAGGCGGTCGAGCGGTGCCTCGCCGCCGGCGACGCGTGGGAGCACGCCGAGGACGCGACGGTCGCCGCGGCCCTGACCCTGCGCGACCTGCAGGCCTCCGCCCCGGCGAGCGCGCAGGTGCTCATCCGCCACCGGCGCGAGCAGCTGCTCGAGGACGGGCTGCCGGACGCCCTGGACGACGAGCTGCGCGCGCTCGACGGCGAGCTCCTCGGCGTGCTGCGCCGCCTGGCCGCGTCGCTCTTCGGCACGGCGGACCGCCGGACCGTCGAGACCGTCGCCGTCTGCGTCGTCGACCTGCCGCCGCCGCTGCTCGACGGCCGACGGCCGCGCCTGATCGATCCCGCCGACGCCCTGGCCGCCGCCGTCCGCGGCGTGCTGCGGGCCGCCCGACCCGCGCCCTCCGGCGCCTGA
- a CDS encoding hotdog fold domain-containing protein — MPTTATARTGPILAAYRRLDRLPRVGRRLFSLAVGVQAPYFATIRPRFEELRPGYARVRAPLRRRVKNHLGTFHAIACCNLAELAAGTATDASLPATHRWIPKGMTVQYLAKARTDLTGTATVEDLRGLRADETRELVVPVEIADDHGTTVVRAEITMWISPARGA, encoded by the coding sequence ATGCCCACGACCGCCACCGCCCGCACCGGGCCGATCCTCGCCGCCTACCGCCGCCTCGACCGGCTGCCCCGCGTGGGCCGGCGCCTGTTCTCCCTCGCCGTCGGCGTGCAGGCGCCGTACTTCGCGACCATCCGGCCGAGGTTCGAGGAGCTGCGGCCCGGCTACGCGCGCGTCCGCGCGCCGCTGCGTCGCCGGGTGAAGAACCACCTGGGCACCTTCCACGCGATCGCCTGCTGCAACCTGGCCGAGCTCGCCGCGGGCACCGCCACGGACGCGAGCCTGCCGGCCACCCACCGCTGGATCCCCAAGGGGATGACCGTCCAGTACCTCGCGAAGGCGCGCACCGACCTGACGGGCACCGCGACCGTCGAGGACCTGCGCGGGCTGCGGGCCGACGAGACGCGCGAGCTCGTCGTCCCCGTCGAGATCGCGGACGACCACGGCACCACGGTCGTGCGGGCCGAGATCACGATGTGGATCTCGCCGGCGCGCGGCGCCTGA